One window of Nostoc sp. C052 genomic DNA carries:
- a CDS encoding Uma2 family endonuclease: protein MVAIPNSSYISPEDYLREEETSPIKHEYRQGQVYAMAGASNAHVIISLNIASMLRNHLRGSGCQAYISDTKAHIESINIYYYPDVMVSCDQRDRAFNNFLRYPCLIVEVLSPTTEAFDRGDKFADYRQMESLQEYVLVSQTRLNVECFRRNSERQWVLYPYGKEDIIHLTSVDFRCAVADLYEDVTFESP, encoded by the coding sequence ATGGTCGCAATTCCAAATTCTAGCTATATTTCCCCAGAAGACTATCTCAGAGAAGAAGAAACCAGTCCTATCAAGCATGAATATAGACAGGGACAGGTTTATGCAATGGCAGGGGCAAGTAATGCTCATGTCATTATTTCTCTTAATATTGCTTCAATGCTGAGAAATCATTTGCGCGGGAGTGGCTGTCAGGCTTATATATCAGACACTAAAGCACATATTGAGTCGATTAATATCTATTACTATCCCGATGTTATGGTAAGTTGTGACCAACGAGATAGAGCTTTTAACAACTTTCTGCGTTATCCTTGCTTAATTGTAGAAGTGCTATCTCCGACAACAGAAGCCTTTGACAGAGGTGATAAATTTGCTGACTACCGACAGATGGAGTCACTTCAGGAATATGTACTTGTCAGTCAAACTCGGTTAAATGTTGAGTGTTTTCGCCGTAACTCAGAGAGACAATGGGTACTTTATCCCTATGGTAAAGAAGATATCATTCATCTGACGAGCGTAGATTTTCGGTGTGCCGTTGCAGATTTATATGAGGATGTTACTTTTGAATCGCCATAA
- a CDS encoding DUF3370 domain-containing protein: MLPLLLIFPIAQLTPATPPPEEVVQPQEVRPLPGQLDAVPTFNSNSPELVLKEGILLSTFPPDGKKVPTAHLNFPFRGRFDIFAHHITKAEPADNLRALYLGIILHNPGSESVKVNIWQAASYLSQPDAPFIPLPSFSQNLLGKVFAGPGDRVMSDVLRGVRQEIFPAQIEIPPGKSRMLLNLPIPVQGLTPPLNGRSTLMRLQSNGNVYAASLAMFARVNPDGSERSPTLEEWQNLLDNGDLAGPRDKAPTPLEGSDKPRIYGRVAGVAGGSRWRALLVDNPKARYLTIPQPGQVFSYALSTLHGGTLGTGQIQSATMLVRYPDTAYRAHGNYGIQYNLKLPLYNNTQSPQTVSVSIQTPLKEDQLGKPGLRFLSTPAPQVFFRGTVRVRYKDSQNQQQTQFVHLVQKRGQPGEPLVLLNIKAGDRSLVEVDFLYPPDATPPQVLTVSTQAEPR; the protein is encoded by the coding sequence ATGTTGCCATTGCTACTAATTTTTCCCATTGCTCAATTAACTCCTGCTACACCACCACCTGAAGAAGTTGTACAACCACAAGAAGTACGACCTTTACCAGGTCAATTGGATGCAGTGCCAACGTTTAACAGCAATAGTCCAGAATTGGTTTTGAAAGAAGGAATTTTACTTTCCACTTTTCCACCCGATGGCAAAAAAGTGCCAACGGCACATCTGAATTTTCCCTTTCGAGGACGATTTGATATTTTTGCTCACCACATTACGAAAGCTGAACCAGCAGATAATTTGCGAGCGCTCTATTTAGGGATAATTTTGCATAACCCTGGTTCAGAATCGGTAAAGGTGAATATTTGGCAGGCGGCGAGTTATTTGAGTCAACCGGATGCACCATTTATTCCGTTACCATCTTTTAGCCAAAATCTTTTAGGTAAAGTTTTTGCGGGTCCAGGCGATCGCGTTATGTCTGATGTGCTTCGGGGAGTGCGACAAGAAATTTTCCCTGCTCAAATTGAGATTCCACCAGGGAAAAGTCGGATGTTACTAAATTTGCCAATTCCGGTGCAGGGATTGACACCGCCCCTCAATGGTCGGTCTACATTGATGCGACTACAAAGTAATGGCAATGTCTATGCAGCTAGCCTCGCCATGTTTGCACGGGTGAATCCTGATGGCAGTGAGCGATCGCCTACCTTAGAAGAGTGGCAAAATTTACTAGATAATGGTGATTTGGCTGGGCCACGGGATAAAGCCCCCACTCCCTTAGAAGGAAGTGATAAGCCAAGAATTTATGGGCGTGTAGCTGGAGTGGCTGGTGGTTCGCGATGGAGAGCCTTATTAGTAGATAATCCTAAAGCTAGGTATCTAACCATTCCTCAGCCTGGTCAAGTGTTTTCTTACGCTCTGAGTACCCTACATGGCGGTACCTTAGGAACTGGTCAAATTCAAAGTGCTACTATGCTGGTGCGCTATCCTGACACCGCATATCGCGCTCATGGCAATTATGGAATTCAATATAATCTGAAGTTGCCGCTATACAACAATACTCAAAGTCCTCAAACTGTTAGTGTGTCGATACAAACGCCACTCAAAGAGGATCAATTGGGAAAACCGGGGTTACGCTTTCTTAGTACACCAGCCCCTCAAGTATTTTTTCGGGGAACGGTGCGGGTACGTTACAAAGATAGCCAAAATCAGCAGCAAACTCAGTTTGTGCATTTAGTGCAAAAGAGAGGTCAACCAGGGGAACCATTAGTTTTATTAAATATAAAAGCTGGCGATCGCTCTTTAGTAGAAGTAGACTTTCTCTATCCACCAGATGCCACACCACCACAAGTCTTAACAGTTTCAACTCAGGCTGAACCTCGGTAA
- a CDS encoding peptidase C15, protein MKKRILLTSFDIWLKDQQSNSSDDLLLEVTKLDLIPHDLTFLRQLPVDVQLASTQVMEKINAIQPDYIICCGMAASRTQLSVEAVASYGEIVLQTEVDLEKLVAGATAIEISYDCGKFVCEGLYYSVLDYLSQNKLTARCIFVHVPVLNQENLRGILADFVLIINKLALSSSC, encoded by the coding sequence ATGAAGAAAAGAATTCTATTAACTTCTTTTGATATTTGGCTAAAGGATCAACAGTCAAATTCTTCTGATGATTTATTACTTGAAGTTACCAAACTCGATCTGATACCGCATGACTTAACTTTTTTACGCCAGTTACCCGTAGATGTGCAACTTGCCAGTACTCAGGTAATGGAAAAAATCAATGCAATCCAACCTGATTACATTATCTGTTGTGGCATGGCTGCAAGCCGTACACAATTAAGTGTGGAAGCCGTTGCTAGCTATGGAGAAATTGTTTTGCAGACAGAAGTTGATTTAGAAAAATTAGTGGCGGGAGCCACAGCAATTGAGATTAGCTACGACTGCGGTAAATTTGTTTGTGAAGGTCTTTACTATTCAGTGTTGGATTACTTAAGCCAAAATAAACTCACAGCACGTTGTATTTTTGTCCACGTTCCGGTTCTCAATCAAGAAAATTTGAGGGGGATTCTTGCCGATTTCGTATTAATTATTAACAAACTGGCACTTTCATCAAGTTGTTAA
- the hisH gene encoding imidazole glycerol phosphate synthase subunit HisH yields MPVIAVVDYEMGNLHSVCKGLEKAGATPNVTYSSKELEQADAIVLPGVGAFDPAVQHLRSRGLEQPIKEAIASGKPFLGICLGLQILFESSAEGTQPGLGIIKGKVRRFRSEPDITIPHMGWNQLEVTQPKSILWEHLPSDPWVYFVHSYYVDPIDPLIRAATVTHGTQTVTAAIAHENLMAVQFHPEKSSNIGLQILSNFVAQVREKIPA; encoded by the coding sequence ATGCCAGTGATTGCGGTCGTAGATTACGAGATGGGAAATTTGCACTCAGTCTGTAAAGGCTTGGAAAAAGCTGGGGCAACTCCTAATGTTACTTATTCTTCAAAGGAATTAGAGCAGGCAGATGCTATAGTCCTACCAGGAGTGGGAGCATTTGATCCAGCAGTGCAACACCTGCGATCGCGTGGTTTAGAACAACCTATTAAAGAAGCGATCGCATCTGGTAAACCTTTTTTGGGAATTTGTTTAGGATTGCAAATTCTCTTTGAATCAAGTGCAGAAGGTACTCAACCAGGACTAGGAATTATTAAAGGAAAAGTGAGGCGGTTTCGCTCAGAACCCGACATTACTATTCCTCACATGGGTTGGAATCAGCTGGAAGTGACTCAACCAAAAAGTATTTTGTGGGAGCATTTACCATCCGATCCTTGGGTGTATTTTGTCCATTCCTACTATGTTGACCCAATAGACCCCCTAATCCGTGCAGCAACCGTCACTCACGGTACTCAAACCGTCACAGCTGCGATCGCCCATGAAAACCTGATGGCAGTCCAATTTCACCCCGAAAAATCCTCCAATATCGGATTGCAAATCCTGTCTAATTTCGTTGCTCAAGTCCGCGAAAAAATTCCTGCCTAA
- the rsmD gene encoding 16S rRNA (guanine(966)-N(2))-methyltransferase RsmD, with amino-acid sequence MSLRIYGNRQLKTLPGKETRPTSARVREAVFNIWQGEVAGCRWLDLCAGTGSMGAEALCRGASLVMGIEQSSRACATIQENWQQIANTDQEFRVLRGDITQQLKTLSGKQFDRIYFDPPYASGLYQPVLEAIAHHQLLDPSGEIAVEHASQGWKPPEIPAWEICRQKVYGNTSLTFYRIRSEGLGADKADEEQYNS; translated from the coding sequence ATGAGTTTGAGAATTTACGGCAATCGCCAGCTAAAAACTTTACCAGGGAAAGAAACTAGACCCACTAGTGCGCGGGTAAGAGAGGCAGTATTTAATATTTGGCAGGGAGAAGTCGCAGGTTGTCGCTGGCTAGATTTATGCGCTGGTACTGGCTCAATGGGTGCAGAGGCTTTGTGTAGAGGAGCCAGCCTAGTAATGGGAATAGAACAATCGAGCCGAGCCTGTGCCACCATCCAAGAAAATTGGCAACAGATAGCTAATACCGACCAAGAATTTCGGGTATTACGGGGAGATATTACCCAGCAGTTAAAGACTTTATCAGGCAAGCAATTCGATAGAATTTACTTTGATCCACCTTATGCCAGTGGATTGTACCAACCAGTATTAGAAGCGATCGCTCACCATCAACTTTTAGATCCTAGCGGCGAAATCGCAGTTGAACACGCCTCACAAGGTTGGAAACCGCCAGAGATTCCCGCTTGGGAAATTTGCCGCCAGAAAGTTTACGGCAACACATCACTTACTTTCTACAGAATTCGGAGTGAGGGATTAGGGGCGGATAAAGCAGATGAGGAACAATATAACTCCTAA
- the petG gene encoding cytochrome b6-f complex subunit V codes for MVEPLLSGIVLGLVFVTLAGLFYAAYRQYKRPNQLGG; via the coding sequence GTGGTTGAACCCCTGCTATCAGGTATTGTCCTTGGTCTAGTTTTCGTCACCCTTGCCGGACTGTTTTACGCTGCCTATAGGCAATACAAGCGCCCCAATCAGTTGGGAGGATAA
- a CDS encoding cytochrome c, producing MDNQITKPEILIQRIVLLMLATLLAVPLGFFGVQLVQASDPYVKSVLSLTGNSIQGHAIFQINCAGCHGLEADGRVGPSLQGVSKHKSRYGLIHQVISGETPPMPKFQPSAQEMADLLNYLESL from the coding sequence TTGGATAACCAGATTACCAAACCTGAAATATTGATTCAGCGGATCGTTTTATTGATGCTGGCCACACTGCTAGCAGTCCCTTTAGGCTTTTTTGGTGTTCAGTTAGTTCAAGCCTCCGATCCATACGTCAAGAGTGTTCTATCCTTAACAGGAAACTCAATTCAAGGACACGCGATCTTTCAAATTAACTGCGCTGGTTGTCATGGCTTGGAAGCAGACGGGCGAGTGGGCCCCAGCTTGCAAGGTGTTTCCAAGCACAAGTCTCGGTATGGACTGATTCATCAAGTGATCAGTGGCGAAACACCGCCAATGCCAAAATTCCAACCTAGTGCCCAAGAAATGGCGGATCTTCTGAACTATTTAGAGTCGTTGTAG
- a CDS encoding peptidylprolyl isomerase, translating into MTEAIQIGNRTIAASELISLLASYQMLPQLQRELIIDEAIEQNSHLAKVAIECTPEEIAQAKQQFYAEKQFKNEEDIQAWMAHQGLTSDQLEVITTRKLKIEKFKQATWGNKLESYFFQSKAKLDKVIYSLLRTQDVGIAQELYFRIQAKENSFADLAREYSLGPEAQTGGLVGPIELNALHPVMVQMLSSSQPGQILPPTRIAEWFVILRLEKFIPAQLDEFMKVRLLNELFETWLQEQQKQIMSAPQQEVNRGRQGESDKPLI; encoded by the coding sequence ATGACTGAAGCGATCCAAATTGGTAATCGTACAATCGCAGCTAGTGAATTGATTTCCTTGCTGGCAAGTTACCAAATGCTGCCACAGTTGCAGCGTGAATTGATCATCGATGAGGCAATAGAGCAAAACTCACACCTTGCGAAAGTAGCAATAGAGTGTACACCTGAGGAAATAGCCCAAGCTAAACAGCAGTTTTACGCTGAAAAACAGTTCAAAAATGAAGAAGATATCCAGGCTTGGATGGCACATCAAGGGCTGACTTCCGATCAACTAGAAGTCATTACCACTCGTAAGCTGAAAATTGAAAAATTCAAGCAAGCTACCTGGGGTAACAAACTAGAATCTTACTTTTTTCAGTCCAAGGCAAAACTGGATAAAGTAATTTATTCCCTATTGCGAACCCAGGATGTGGGAATTGCCCAAGAACTCTACTTCAGGATTCAGGCAAAAGAAAACTCTTTTGCCGACTTGGCGCGGGAATACTCACTCGGCCCAGAAGCCCAAACTGGCGGTTTAGTTGGCCCGATTGAACTGAATGCACTACATCCTGTAATGGTACAAATGCTCTCTAGCAGTCAACCAGGTCAGATATTGCCCCCTACACGCATCGCTGAATGGTTTGTGATTTTGCGGCTGGAAAAATTTATTCCCGCACAACTGGATGAATTTATGAAAGTGCGACTTCTAAATGAACTTTTTGAAACCTGGCTACAAGAACAGCAAAAGCAAATCATGTCTGCACCACAACAGGAGGTAAACAGGGGACGACAGGGAGAAAGCGATAAACCTTTAATTTAA
- a CDS encoding ISAzo13 family transposase (programmed frameshift), with the protein MELTENLKSLYIKTAKKLKGSDRRQFMAEVVKSLGIGGQTLVERELGWNRRTIRKGIQELESGQPIIDGFFASGRKRVEAKLPNLLADIKSLVDGQSQTDPSFKSTRLYTRMTSAEVRRQLIEKFGYSDEELPSPETIRRRLNDLGYCLKRVLKAKPAKKIPETEAIFEQVEQINTEADNDPNTLRISIDAKVAVKVGEFDRKGKTRVPTISLDHDFAPETTLIPYGIFLPEYNELFLFFVSSKLTADCIVDLLESWWQSVKHRFSHIQKLVINQDNGPENHSRRTQFMKRIVDFATSFQLTLQLAYYPPYHSKYNPVERCFGWLEQHWNGSLLDTVDTVLSFAKTLTFKGKNPVVTLVEKVYSTGVTLTRRAMEKVEAQIHRLPHLKKWFVEIFTKSA; encoded by the exons ATTGAACTTACGGAGAATCTAAAATCTCTTTACATTAAAACAGCCAAAAAACTAAAAGGAAGCGACCGAAGACAGTTCATGGCAGAAGTTGTAAAAAGCTTGGGAATTGGCGGACAGACCTTGGTAGAACGAGAGTTGGGATGGAATAGACGCACAATCCGTAAAGGAATACAGGAGTTAGAGAGTGGTCAACCTATCATTGATGGTTTCTTTGCTAGTGGACGCAAACGAGTTGAAGCAAAATTACCCAACTTACTGGCGGATATTAAATCGTTAGTAGATGGCCAAAGTCAAACCGACCCAAGTTTTAAGAGTACACGTCTATACACCCGCATGACCTCAGCAGAGGTACGTCGGCAACTGATAGAAAAATTTGGTTACAGTGACGAAGAACTGCCATCACCAGAGACAATTCGGCGGCGATTGAATGACTTGGGATATTGCTTAAAACGAGTTCTCAAAGCCAAGCCAGCCAAGAAGATTCCAGAAACAGAAGCTATTTTTGAACAAGTTGAGCAAATTAACACCGAAGCTGATAATGATCCTAATACCTTACGTATTTCTATTGATGCAAAGGTTGCAGTAAAAGTTGGAGAGTTTGACCGTAAGGGTAAAACTCGCGTACCCACAATCTCACTAGACCATGACTTTGCTCCAGAAACGACTCTGATTCCTTATGGGATTTTTCTACCTGAGTACAACGAGTTATTTTTATTCTTCGTTTCTTCAAAATTGACTGCTGATTGCATAGTTGACTTACTTGAAAGCTGGTGGCAAAGCGTTAAACATCGATTTTCTCACATTCAAAAACTGGTGATTAATCAGGATAATGGACCGGAAAATCATTCCCGCCGCACCCAGTTTATGAAACGCATTGTAGACTTTGCCACCTCATTCCAGCTAACGTTGCAACTTGCTTATTATCCCCCCTATCACAGCAAATATAATCCTGTAGAACGTTGCTTTGGTTGGTTAGAGCAGCATTGGAATGGTAGTTTGCTTGATACTGTTGACACGGTACTCAGTTTTGCTAAAACCCTTACTTTTAAGGGAAAAAATCCAGTTGTAACATTGGTTGAAAAAGTTTATTCCACAGGAGTTACACTCACAAGAAG AGCTATGGAGAAAGTTGAAGCACAGATTCACCGTCTTCCCCATCTCAAAAAATGGTTTGTGGAAATTTTTACTAAATCGGCATAG
- the rsmA gene encoding 16S rRNA (adenine(1518)-N(6)/adenine(1519)-N(6))-dimethyltransferase RsmA, producing the protein MIRPRKVFAQHWLKSEKALNAIIKAAECTESDRFANAEGDRILEIGPGTGILTRRLLPLVQSLIAVEIDRDLCQLLSKQLGKTENFLLLQGDFLTLDLPSYLAAFPNFHKPNKVVANIPYNITGPIIEKLLGTIANPNPEPFDSIVLLVQKEVAERLYAKSGSKAFGALSVRVQYLAECELICTVPAAAFHPPPKVDSAVVRLRPRKIEIPALNPRQLENFLKLGFGAKRKMLRNNLQSVIERDRLSQLLEQLEINPQARAEDLSVQQWVILANELGVGS; encoded by the coding sequence ATGATCCGACCGCGCAAGGTCTTTGCTCAACATTGGCTCAAAAGTGAAAAGGCGCTCAACGCAATTATAAAAGCAGCAGAGTGTACGGAAAGCGATCGCTTTGCCAACGCCGAAGGCGATCGCATCCTAGAAATTGGCCCCGGAACCGGGATTCTGACTCGTCGTTTATTACCATTGGTGCAATCTCTGATTGCGGTTGAAATAGACCGTGACTTATGCCAACTGCTATCAAAGCAGCTTGGTAAGACTGAAAATTTTTTACTGCTGCAAGGCGATTTTCTCACTCTAGATTTACCATCTTATCTAGCAGCCTTTCCCAATTTCCACAAGCCAAATAAGGTAGTAGCCAATATTCCCTATAATATTACAGGGCCAATCATTGAGAAACTACTGGGTACGATCGCTAACCCCAATCCCGAACCATTTGACTCAATAGTGTTGCTGGTACAAAAAGAAGTCGCAGAAAGGTTATATGCTAAATCAGGCTCAAAAGCTTTCGGGGCGTTGAGTGTGCGGGTACAGTATTTGGCTGAGTGTGAGTTAATCTGCACAGTTCCAGCGGCCGCATTCCATCCACCGCCAAAAGTCGATTCAGCAGTGGTGCGATTGCGTCCCCGAAAAATAGAAATACCAGCGCTTAATCCGCGACAGTTAGAGAATTTCTTAAAGTTGGGGTTTGGTGCCAAGCGCAAAATGTTACGAAATAATTTGCAATCAGTTATAGAACGCGATCGCTTGAGCCAATTACTGGAACAATTAGAAATAAATCCCCAAGCTAGAGCCGAAGACCTCAGCGTTCAGCAATGGGTAATTCTAGCAAATGAATTGGGAGTGGGGAGTTAG
- the ispE gene encoding 4-(cytidine 5'-diphospho)-2-C-methyl-D-erythritol kinase, giving the protein MRSYSLIAPAKINLYLEIIGDRSDGYHELAMILQSIGLADEIDVRSISSENIHVHCNHPQVPTDKTNLAYRAAELMVRQFPEAFAKYGGVEISIKKQIPVAAGLAGGSTNAAAVLVGIDLLWKLGLTQSELEELGSTLGSDVPFCVAGGTAIATGRGEQLSPLPSLDNICIVLAKYRSLEVSTAWAYKTYRQQFGDSYIRDSDNLEARANAVHSGAIVKAILDKDSGEIAQKLHNDLERVVLPVYPQVFQLREIFANQEGVLGTMMSGSGPTVFALFESEQQAEKIKLQVREAIVDEDLELFVTRTITHGIQVASSV; this is encoded by the coding sequence ATGCGTTCTTATAGCCTAATTGCCCCTGCTAAAATTAACTTGTATCTGGAAATCATTGGCGATCGCTCCGATGGCTATCATGAGTTAGCCATGATACTTCAAAGTATTGGACTTGCAGACGAAATTGATGTACGTTCCATTAGCAGTGAAAATATCCATGTTCATTGCAACCACCCACAAGTACCGACAGATAAAACTAATCTGGCATACCGCGCGGCAGAATTAATGGTGCGGCAGTTTCCCGAAGCTTTCGCTAAATATGGAGGCGTGGAGATTAGTATCAAAAAACAAATTCCTGTTGCTGCTGGGTTGGCTGGGGGTTCGACGAATGCAGCAGCGGTGTTGGTAGGGATAGATTTACTGTGGAAATTGGGACTAACTCAGTCAGAATTAGAGGAGTTGGGAAGTACACTCGGTTCAGATGTACCGTTTTGTGTGGCGGGTGGAACTGCGATCGCTACAGGTAGGGGTGAACAACTTTCTCCCCTGCCGAGTTTAGATAATATATGTATAGTCTTGGCCAAATACCGCAGCCTGGAAGTTTCCACCGCTTGGGCATACAAAACCTATCGACAGCAGTTTGGTGATTCTTATATTAGAGATAGCGACAATCTGGAAGCACGTGCTAATGCAGTTCACTCAGGAGCAATAGTAAAAGCTATTCTGGATAAGGATTCGGGAGAAATTGCCCAAAAACTGCACAATGATTTGGAACGCGTGGTATTGCCAGTCTATCCCCAAGTTTTCCAACTGCGGGAAATTTTTGCAAATCAGGAAGGCGTTTTAGGAACAATGATGTCTGGTTCTGGCCCAACAGTATTTGCTCTTTTTGAATCTGAACAGCAGGCAGAAAAAATTAAGCTGCAAGTTCGGGAAGCAATTGTTGATGAGGACTTAGAATTGTTTGTGACTAGGACAATTACACATGGTATTCAGGTGGCATCTTCAGTTTAA
- a CDS encoding DUF3082 domain-containing protein: MNDQNLTPQTDAKEQVTASPLRCFTGAVISGGMGFAAYSLMIAIATNFATKPVHSINPLVIKISSAVRTLVVGVVALGSGIFSIVAIGLLALGVQLLVQQLTKQKSSEN, from the coding sequence ATGAATGACCAAAACCTCACGCCACAAACAGATGCTAAAGAACAGGTTACAGCGAGTCCATTACGCTGTTTTACGGGGGCGGTGATTTCTGGAGGAATGGGATTTGCAGCATATTCGCTGATGATTGCGATCGCTACAAATTTTGCAACTAAACCTGTCCATTCAATTAATCCATTGGTAATTAAGATTTCTTCTGCTGTTCGCACTCTAGTTGTTGGTGTAGTTGCTCTAGGAAGTGGAATATTTAGTATAGTGGCAATTGGTTTGTTGGCTTTGGGAGTGCAATTATTAGTGCAGCAATTGACTAAGCAAAAAAGTAGTGAAAACTAG
- a CDS encoding GerMN domain-containing protein — MNISQRYFLPFIFVAMVISLSGCSSNPTAQNIDSVKPSPTVAATNSLPSQTPSQIPSVAQLREKSPNQEPPNKNTPSSSTSKTAIKTTNVTLYTSDSQCQKLVPEKVSVPAEEPVKNVVNKILEKRDTSDFSLSGYRVNVKNGIATVDLRISPESKRQIASLSSCEQFALFGSLRKTLTSNAQWNIKEVRFTERGKDIVL; from the coding sequence ATGAACATAAGCCAGAGATATTTTTTACCCTTTATTTTTGTGGCAATGGTCATCAGCCTCAGCGGTTGTAGTTCTAACCCCACTGCTCAGAATATTGACAGTGTGAAGCCATCCCCTACTGTAGCAGCGACCAATAGCCTGCCGTCTCAGACTCCTAGCCAGATTCCTAGCGTAGCTCAGTTGAGAGAAAAATCTCCTAATCAAGAACCTCCTAATAAAAATACACCTTCCTCATCAACTTCTAAAACTGCGATTAAAACTACCAACGTCACACTATACACAAGTGATTCTCAATGTCAAAAGCTAGTTCCAGAAAAGGTTTCAGTGCCAGCCGAGGAACCAGTGAAAAATGTAGTAAATAAAATCTTAGAAAAACGAGATACAAGCGACTTTAGCTTGTCTGGGTATCGTGTCAACGTCAAAAATGGCATTGCTACAGTTGATTTGCGAATATCCCCTGAGTCAAAGCGGCAAATAGCTTCTCTTTCTAGTTGTGAACAGTTTGCTCTGTTTGGTAGTCTCCGCAAAACCTTAACGAGTAATGCCCAATGGAATATTAAAGAGGTTCGCTTCACTGAGCGAGGTAAGGATATTGTACTTTAG